Proteins encoded together in one Planifilum fulgidum window:
- a CDS encoding DUF402 domain-containing protein, translated as MDVTIKKIKFTTINKTYTEKVRDWRGRYCFATQYPNPDGKRIFLTYYFVRKGYTISKVFNRSGEFLYYYCDIMEMRQTGRLRYVMVDLLLDMIIYPDGRYHLLDIDEFATAIEKGQLKRRQQVHALRTLDKMIRKQTERTFIPPYLHKVSMHPLSGEEKKRPGTAT; from the coding sequence GTGGATGTCACCATCAAGAAGATCAAGTTCACCACCATAAACAAAACGTATACGGAAAAGGTGCGGGACTGGCGGGGCCGCTACTGTTTTGCGACGCAGTACCCCAATCCGGACGGAAAACGGATTTTTTTGACCTATTATTTTGTGCGCAAGGGATACACCATCTCCAAGGTGTTCAACCGTTCCGGGGAATTCCTCTATTATTACTGCGACATCATGGAGATGCGCCAGACGGGACGCCTTCGCTATGTGATGGTGGATCTGCTCCTGGACATGATCATTTATCCCGATGGCCGTTACCACCTGCTGGATATCGACGAATTTGCCACCGCCATCGAAAAGGGCCAGCTGAAACGGCGGCAACAGGTGCACGCCCTGCGAACGCTGGACAAGATGATCCGCAAGCAGACCGAGCGCACCTTCATCCCGCCTTATCTGCACAAGGTTTCCATGCACCCCCTTTCGGGGGAGGAAAAGAAGCGTCCCGGCACGGCCACCTAG
- a CDS encoding FtsB family cell division protein, which yields MAFVRKGNVVSLSSSRPSGTSEKRPSRLPRNVRRRRLIWLIVMITFFGWFLSEFVTQSGRIAAREAELKAKREELAALKKEQKALREEIKRLHDEEYLKELARKYGYQEPGEEIYTLPEGTN from the coding sequence ATGGCATTCGTGCGGAAAGGAAATGTGGTCTCCCTCAGTTCCTCCCGTCCTTCCGGGACTTCGGAAAAACGCCCCAGCCGCCTTCCGCGGAACGTCCGTCGCCGCCGCCTGATCTGGCTGATCGTCATGATCACCTTTTTTGGGTGGTTTCTCTCCGAATTCGTGACCCAGTCCGGCCGGATCGCCGCGCGGGAAGCGGAATTGAAGGCGAAAAGGGAGGAGCTGGCCGCTCTCAAGAAGGAGCAGAAAGCCCTGCGCGAGGAGATCAAGCGGTTGCATGACGAGGAATACCTGAAGGAATTGGCCCGCAAGTACGGTTACCAGGAGCCGGGAGAGGAGATTTACACGTTGCCGGAGGGAACGAATTGA
- the spoIIE gene encoding stage II sporulation protein E translates to MPSTYLSDFKRAWRERIDDWRLRGGSWKTQLRQPFRAWNFPVLFMGFLLGRAMILDAIAPFAVAYLAVVFHLCRRQWPLAFLSLILGAISRDMIHAVQVAGFLMLYLLVQKVFDWMGKGQLNYVPFAVLITEAGGHLGKIGWEGWSPYQGIMAGVEILLSFILTFIFVQSLPIFTVRRKRYALRPEEVICLIILVGSVITGTIGWNLSGMELVNVVSRYLIMVMALAGGGMLGASVGVVMGMIMSLSEPRTIAQVGLLAFSGLLAGLFREGKRWGVAIGFLLGTSIFALYGASSEEVWASLRESVVAMLLFLVTPETFYRAVARYIPGTAEHESSRQEYIRRLRDVTAAKVEQFAELFNELSRSFREDDRLGRREEEAQLNYFLSEVMEGSCKMCRRYQQCWEKEFVKTYQGMTDLMARVELNGEGKPLRVPRSWAEHCIRPQEVLELIQQGYSSYEKDLYWREKLRETRRLVSDQLSGVAEVMSNLAGDIRREAQAMTAQEEQIHQALEELGLSIQRVEVINLEEGKVEIEITLPHADALDECRKLIAPLLTEIVGEPITVHRKMVRGQASGAVVTLGSAQRYEVKTGVAGTAKGGHWLSGDSYCYMNLGTGKYAVAVSDGMGNGERAQQESQAALQLLRHLLQSGIREDKAVETVNAILSLRSTDEMFATIDLAMVDLNTAHARFLKIGSTPGFIKRGKEVITVSAANPPIGILREIDVEPVEEQLRPGDLLIMVTDGIYDAPRHTADKERWMKRLIAEIDTRDPQGFADCLLEKVIRYHDGEIADDMTVVVAKVEKHNPEWATIRLPGMERIRRSEVAGF, encoded by the coding sequence ATGCCATCCACTTATTTGAGCGATTTCAAAAGGGCTTGGAGGGAACGGATCGACGATTGGCGCCTGCGGGGCGGGTCGTGGAAGACGCAGCTCCGCCAGCCGTTTCGCGCGTGGAATTTTCCCGTCCTTTTCATGGGTTTTCTGTTGGGGAGAGCGATGATCCTGGACGCGATCGCCCCCTTCGCCGTCGCCTATCTGGCCGTCGTTTTCCATTTATGCAGGCGACAATGGCCCCTCGCCTTCCTTTCTTTGATCCTGGGGGCGATTTCCCGCGACATGATCCACGCCGTGCAGGTGGCCGGCTTCCTGATGCTGTATCTGTTGGTGCAGAAAGTGTTTGATTGGATGGGAAAGGGGCAGCTCAACTACGTCCCTTTCGCGGTGCTGATCACGGAGGCCGGGGGCCACCTGGGAAAAATCGGATGGGAAGGCTGGTCGCCCTACCAGGGAATCATGGCCGGCGTCGAGATCCTTCTCAGCTTCATTCTCACCTTCATTTTTGTCCAGTCCCTTCCCATCTTTACCGTCCGCCGCAAGCGGTACGCCCTCCGCCCCGAGGAAGTGATCTGCCTGATCATCCTGGTGGGATCGGTCATCACCGGAACCATCGGCTGGAACCTGTCGGGAATGGAACTGGTCAACGTCGTCTCCCGCTATCTGATCATGGTGATGGCGTTGGCCGGCGGCGGGATGCTGGGCGCTTCCGTCGGGGTGGTGATGGGGATGATCATGAGCCTCTCCGAACCCCGCACCATCGCCCAGGTGGGCCTGCTGGCCTTCTCCGGTCTCCTCGCCGGCTTGTTCCGGGAGGGGAAGCGGTGGGGCGTGGCCATCGGCTTTCTGCTGGGGACCTCCATCTTCGCCCTCTACGGCGCCAGTTCCGAGGAGGTGTGGGCTTCCCTCCGCGAATCCGTCGTGGCCATGCTTCTTTTCCTGGTCACCCCGGAGACCTTTTACCGGGCGGTCGCCCGGTACATTCCGGGAACGGCGGAGCACGAATCCTCCCGCCAGGAATACATTCGGCGGCTCCGCGACGTCACCGCGGCCAAGGTGGAGCAATTCGCCGAACTGTTCAACGAGCTCTCCCGCAGTTTTCGGGAGGATGACCGGCTCGGCCGGCGGGAGGAGGAGGCTCAGCTCAACTATTTCCTCTCCGAAGTGATGGAAGGCTCCTGCAAGATGTGCCGCCGGTATCAGCAGTGCTGGGAAAAGGAGTTTGTGAAGACCTACCAGGGGATGACCGATCTCATGGCCAGGGTGGAATTGAACGGGGAGGGGAAACCCCTCCGTGTCCCCCGCTCCTGGGCGGAGCACTGCATCCGGCCGCAGGAGGTTCTGGAGCTGATTCAGCAGGGATACAGCTCCTATGAGAAAGATCTGTATTGGCGGGAGAAGCTCCGGGAGACGCGCCGGCTGGTGTCGGATCAGCTGAGCGGCGTTGCCGAGGTGATGAGCAATCTCGCCGGGGACATCCGCCGGGAGGCCCAAGCGATGACCGCCCAGGAGGAGCAGATCCATCAGGCCTTGGAGGAGCTGGGCCTGTCCATTCAGCGGGTGGAGGTGATCAATCTCGAAGAGGGGAAGGTGGAGATCGAGATCACCTTGCCCCACGCCGACGCCCTGGACGAGTGCCGCAAGCTGATCGCCCCGCTGCTCACGGAGATCGTCGGCGAACCGATCACCGTTCACCGGAAAATGGTCCGGGGCCAGGCCTCCGGCGCCGTCGTCACATTGGGCTCCGCCCAGCGCTATGAAGTGAAGACCGGGGTGGCGGGAACGGCCAAGGGAGGCCATTGGCTGTCCGGTGACAGCTACTGCTACATGAATCTGGGGACCGGCAAATACGCCGTCGCCGTGAGCGACGGGATGGGCAACGGCGAGCGGGCCCAGCAGGAAAGCCAGGCGGCGCTTCAGCTCCTCCGACACCTCCTTCAGTCGGGAATCCGGGAGGACAAGGCGGTGGAGACGGTGAATGCCATTTTGAGCCTCCGTTCCACCGACGAGATGTTCGCCACCATCGATTTGGCGATGGTGGATCTGAACACGGCGCACGCCCGCTTTCTCAAGATCGGATCCACTCCCGGATTCATCAAGCGGGGAAAGGAGGTGATAACCGTCTCCGCGGCCAACCCGCCCATCGGCATCCTGCGTGAGATCGATGTGGAACCGGTGGAGGAGCAGCTTCGGCCCGGCGACCTGCTCATCATGGTGACCGACGGCATCTACGATGCTCCCCGCCACACCGCCGACAAGGAGCGGTGGATGAAACGGCTCATCGCCGAGATCGACACCCGCGATCCCCAGGGCTTTGCCGACTGTCTCCTGGAGAAGGTGATTCGCTATCACGACGGGGAAATCGCCGACGACATGACCGTCGTGGTGGCCAAAGTGGAGAAACACAACCCGGAATGGGCCACGATCCGCCTGCCGGGCATGGAACGGATCAGAAGATCGGAGGTGGCCGGATTCTGA